The segment ATAAGGGCCCATCTGCTTCGTTGAATTCCGCTTCGTTCGCTTCAACGTACGGGAAGTACGCCTCCGCTCACTACGCGGAATTCGCCTCGCATCTGGACCCTTCTGTGCAGCCCGCTTCGTGCATGCGGCCGCTCTCGCCATTCAGTGTGCGCCCGTTGTGACGCAGCGTACTGCAAACATTGTCGCGGTATCGCAGGCCGCCGCTTCGCTCGTTCGGTATCTGGAGGAACTGTCTCGCGCTATTCGCGCCGGATTTCCTTGATCAGGTCGAGGAAGTTCGTGGTGATCTGGTGCGTCGCGCCCCAGATTTCGTGGCGTCCGGCGGTGATGATCGAGATGTCGTAGGTGTTGCCGTTCCACTGGCGGGTGGTCTGCGCGTGGTGGCGCGGGTTGGCGAGCTCGGACAGGCGGACGGTGAAGATGTCGGCGACTTCGAAAGGGTTCGCCTTGAAGCGGTAGCCGGGCGGCAGCAGGCCGACCCACGGTGTGATCACGAACTGGCCGGCCATGGTGCTGACGTCGTCGAGGCAGCCGATGACCTCGACGTCCGACGGCACGATTCCGATCTCCTCGGAGCTTTCGCGAAGCGCGGTCTGGAGAAGCTCCTCGTCGCCGCTGCGCTTGCCGCCCGGGAATGCGACCTGGCCCTTGTGGCTCGGCAGGTCTTCGCTGCGAAGCGTGTAGACGACGTCGTAGTCCTCGATGACCGATCCGTTGGCGGCGGGCGCAATCGGAAGCAGCGGGATCAGCACGGCGCAGCAGACGGCATCGGGGTCGATCATCGGCTGGCGCTCGCGTGTTTTCAGATGGCGTGCGAGGTCGCGCGCAAGGCCGGTCGCGCGGCCGTTCGGAAGAATCGTCACGCGCGCATCGTGCGCACGCTCGTGCGCGCGGGCAAGCGAAGTGCCGTTGCCGACGCGCGGATCGCGCCCGTGGAGTACGTTGTCATTGCTCGACGGGGGTGGTTAGGGTCGCCCGGTGCAGGGCGACGTCATCATCGTTCATTTCAGCGAGATTGCGCTCAAGCTCGGGCAGCGCCCGATGTTCGTCTCCCGCCTGGTCGACAACGTGCGGCGAGGTCTTGCCGGGCTCGGGGTCGCCGAAGTACGCCACCAGTGGTCGCGGCTTTTCGTCGAGCTCGCCGACGCGGACGTATCGTCCGTGCTGCAGCGGCTCGCGTCGATTCCGGGAATCGCAAACTGCTTCGTCGCGCGCCGCATCGGCGAGTCGCTCGAAGACCTCGACCGTGCGGTCGACGAAGCACTCGACGGCGGCTGGAAGCCGAACGGGACATTCGCCGTACAGGTGCGGCGTGTCGACCGCAGGTTCGCGACGCCGTCGCCGGAAATCGGCGCCCGCGTCGGTGCACGCATCGTCGAGCGCACCGGCGCTCCGGTCGATCTGCGCTCGCCCGACACGGCGGTCCACGTGCAGGTGCTTCCCGGCGAGATCCTGCTGTCGTTCGAACGCATGGAAGGCTGCGGAGGCCTGCCGGCGTCGACGTCCGGACGGCTGCTGCTGCTGCTCTCGGGAGGCATCGACTCGCCGGTCGCGGGCCTTCGCATGCAGCGCAGGGGCGCGCGCATCGACGCCGTGCATTTTCA is part of the Candidatus Limnocylindrales bacterium genome and harbors:
- a CDS encoding CoA pyrophosphatase, encoding MTILPNGRATGLARDLARHLKTRERQPMIDPDAVCCAVLIPLLPIAPAANGSVIEDYDVVYTLRSEDLPSHKGQVAFPGGKRSGDEELLQTALRESSEEIGIVPSDVEVIGCLDDVSTMAGQFVITPWVGLLPPGYRFKANPFEVADIFTVRLSELANPRHHAQTTRQWNGNTYDISIITAGRHEIWGATHQITTNFLDLIKEIRRE
- the thiI gene encoding tRNA uracil 4-sulfurtransferase ThiI, whose protein sequence is MQGDVIIVHFSEIALKLGQRPMFVSRLVDNVRRGLAGLGVAEVRHQWSRLFVELADADVSSVLQRLASIPGIANCFVARRIGESLEDLDRAVDEALDGGWKPNGTFAVQVRRVDRRFATPSPEIGARVGARIVERTGAPVDLRSPDTAVHVQVLPGEILLSFERMEGCGGLPASTSGRLLLLLSGGIDSPVAGLRMQRRGARIDAVHFHSVPYLSAASQHKARQLAAILARGQQRLRMTMVPFGECQAEIVRFAPRPLRVVMYRRMMMRIASRIARHTHCQALVTGESLGQVASQTLRNMTLVEKASKFPVLRPLVGADKLEISRYADRAGTYEISIQPDQDCCTLFVPKHPSIAAEEDAVVAAEATLDIEALVSSCIEASTEEWIEPSWPEPISEKNRVALV